AGACCCGGCAAGAGCCGGGTCAAATAACCGTGATTAGCCTGATGAGGAGATAATCTGAGAGTCCGAACCAATGGTCTTTCAGTTATCGGCTGATCTCGCGACCAGTTGTGATAATCATAACGATTCTCATTTGAGAGTCAACATCTGTTTTTCAACGACCTGCCGTTTTTCTCAAACGTGCGTTCGAACTGCCCGTAAACATTGGGATTTGTCGCAAAGCTAATTCTTCTGGCGCGCTGAAATGGCCTCCAGCTGGCGGTTCAATGCCTCCTTGCGTTCCGTCGGGATGTCATTCCAATGCACGTCCATCAATGCCCCTTCAATTGCGTACAGCAGCACTTTCGAGGCCCGAAAGCCGCGCGTGCGCACGGCTCGGTAGGCATCGACAGCTCCCAGGCGACGTAAGTCGGACGCGCTGTGGATGCCCACCGCATGCAGCCACTGCGCTGACGTCTTGCCCAGGTTTTTCAGGTGTTGCAGCTCATCGTTCATCAAGCCTCCTTGCGACGGCCGATTGGTGCGGTGGGTATCGTGACCAGGCAAGCCTGAAAAGGAGTGTAGCGCTCAGTAGGAAAAGCGTGGTTCTTTGGTCAGGAACGGCTGAAAAGCTTATAAGAATTTTTGAGGGTATTGCCGACAAGCAGGCAGGAGGCGCCCGCTACGCATGTGGCGTAGCTAGGGCTCGAAAGATCAGGTTACTTGGTGCGGTAGCGCAGGCGAGTACCGAAATTGACCGACATGAGGATCTCGTCAGCCGTCAGTTCGGGGGAGAAGTAGGTGCCGGAAATCTGTGCATGGGCCAGGCTGGCGCCTTCCAGTGAGCACTCGCGCAGGTCCAGGCCGCGCAGGTCGGCAGAGCGGAAGTAGGCGTCGGTGAAATCCACGCCCGTGGCGTTCAGGTCACGCAGGTCCAACCCACGGAAGTCGCCACCGCGCATGTCGATGGTGCCGTCTTTGGGGCGTTCCTGGTTGAAGCCGCGGATGTCGTCTTTATGCAGGAGTGCGTAGAGCGGAGTATCAAGAAGCTTGGGCTGACTCATGACGGCGACTCCTGTTGGAATTATGACGCCATTATAGTGCCACTATCGCTCGGTCGTGCACCGAAGATCGGTGACACGACCAAGAAATATTTCTTACAGGCCAGGCAGGCGCTGACGAATGTGCGCCACCAGAGCGTCGAGTGTGCCGCTCTCGTTGGTCTCCACGCGTTTGCTCAGCAGCAGCTCTTCGGCGGTCAACGGGTCACGGTTGGCCTGTTGCTCTTCGATAATCGTGAGCGTGGCGTCGGAAGGATCGTTTTTATCCGCCTGACGTTGCGCCAGCCAGCTGGCGATAACGGCCTGCGGTGCATTGCAATCAAGGATCAGGAAGGGCGCGCCGGTTGCCTCGGCAATCTTGGCGGCGGCGTTGCGTTGTGCGCTTTTCAGGAAGGTCGCATCCAGCACCACCGGGTAGCCGGCACGCAAGACGGTATCGGCGATTTCGTTCAGGCGAGCGTAGGTGGCTGCGCTGGCTTCGGCGGCGTAGATACCGGCTTGCGGAGTGTTCTCGACTTTCTGTTCACCAAACAGGCGTTTACGTTCTACATCCGAACGCAGGCGCACGGCACCCAAGGCTTCCACCAGGCGCATCGCCACGTGGCTTTTACCGACGGCCGAAACACCGTGGGTTATCGCCAGGAAGCGCGACGGAATAGTGCTGTAGCTTTCTGCCAGGTTCGCATAGTTGCGGTATTGGCGCAGGGTGGTGGCGCGTTGCACCGGGCTGGCCTCGCTGGGCATGCTGAACAACGACACCTTGGCGCGCACCAGTGCACGGTAGGCTTTATAGAAGTTCAGCACTTCAAGGCCTTGGTAGTCGCCGGTCAGTTCCAGGTATTGGCTGATAAAACGGCGCGCCAGGGACTTGAGGCCACGGTCTTCCAGGTCCATCGCCAGGAAACCGGTGTCGGCGT
The window above is part of the Pseudomonas sp. KBS0710 genome. Proteins encoded here:
- a CDS encoding TfoX/Sxy family protein, encoding MNDELQHLKNLGKTSAQWLHAVGIHSASDLRRLGAVDAYRAVRTRGFRASKVLLYAIEGALMDVHWNDIPTERKEALNRQLEAISARQKN
- a CDS encoding pentapeptide repeat-containing protein — encoded protein: MSQPKLLDTPLYALLHKDDIRGFNQERPKDGTIDMRGGDFRGLDLRDLNATGVDFTDAYFRSADLRGLDLRECSLEGASLAHAQISGTYFSPELTADEILMSVNFGTRLRYRTK
- a CDS encoding bifunctional aminoglycoside phosphotransferase/ATP-binding protein, whose protein sequence is MSQSLIAALQNPALYPHPIEAFQVIETHISWVILTGPYAYKLKKPMNFGFLDFTQLDDRGHFCREELRLNQRLTEDLYLDVLPITGSAEAPQLGGDGPVIEYALKMRQFPQSQLLSTLQANGEVTSAHIDDMAKQIAHFHLSAPKVPQDHPAGTPDEVMAPVRQNFDQIRPFLSDKADLAQLEALQAWAEASFERLKPLLAQRKLEGFTRECHGDIHLGNATLIDGQVVIFDCIEFNEPFRFTDVYADTGFLAMDLEDRGLKSLARRFISQYLELTGDYQGLEVLNFYKAYRALVRAKVSLFSMPSEASPVQRATTLRQYRNYANLAESYSTIPSRFLAITHGVSAVGKSHVAMRLVEALGAVRLRSDVERKRLFGEQKVENTPQAGIYAAEASAATYARLNEIADTVLRAGYPVVLDATFLKSAQRNAAAKIAEATGAPFLILDCNAPQAVIASWLAQRQADKNDPSDATLTIIEEQQANRDPLTAEELLLSKRVETNESGTLDALVAHIRQRLPGL